From a single Patescibacteria group bacterium genomic region:
- the dnaJ gene encoding molecular chaperone DnaJ: protein MDYYKILGVEKSASEDEIKRAYRKLALKYHPDRASEDKKKEYEKKFKEVSQAYGALSDKNKRAQYDQYGQTFNGGGFGQGQGFSGQDFSHFYDVFGGQDNFEDLGFSRIFEQAFGARRGARQRAEYGQDIALDMEIDLEEAFRGVKKEADLRKMVLCAKCGGKGGESLKKCPVCQGSGYEQVRGGGLLSMFIQQRPCSRCHGRGEAPEKICSECRGQGRVKEIKKVKIAVPEGIDGGQVLKMSGQGEAGPYGGPAGDLFVNIHIRPHKYFKRQGNILIFDLDINFTQAALGDKIEIPTLDGNVKLKIPAGIQPGELIRLKGKGMPRLHGGGHGDMIIKVQVKVPKKMSWKQKKVIKELGEII, encoded by the coding sequence ATGGATTATTATAAAATATTGGGGGTTGAGAAGAGCGCTTCGGAGGATGAAATTAAAAGGGCATACAGAAAATTGGCTCTTAAATATCATCCCGACCGCGCTTCGGAGGATAAGAAAAAAGAATACGAAAAAAAATTTAAAGAGGTGAGCCAAGCGTATGGCGCTTTGTCTGATAAAAACAAAAGGGCGCAATACGACCAATACGGGCAGACATTTAATGGCGGAGGATTTGGGCAAGGTCAGGGATTTTCTGGACAGGATTTTAGCCATTTTTACGATGTTTTTGGTGGGCAGGATAATTTTGAGGACTTGGGATTTAGTAGAATTTTTGAACAGGCGTTTGGCGCCAGGCGGGGGGCGAGGCAAAGGGCGGAATACGGGCAGGACATCGCTTTGGATATGGAAATAGATTTAGAAGAGGCGTTTCGGGGCGTTAAGAAAGAGGCGGATTTGCGGAAGATGGTTCTTTGCGCGAAGTGCGGCGGAAAGGGAGGAGAGTCGTTAAAAAAATGTCCAGTTTGCCAAGGAAGCGGATATGAGCAAGTAAGAGGCGGGGGATTGTTGAGTATGTTTATTCAACAGAGACCTTGCTCGCGATGCCACGGACGAGGCGAGGCGCCGGAGAAAATTTGTTCCGAATGCCGTGGACAGGGAAGAGTTAAGGAAATAAAAAAAGTTAAAATTGCCGTTCCTGAAGGAATTGACGGGGGGCAGGTTTTGAAAATGTCGGGGCAGGGAGAAGCGGGACCTTATGGCGGACCAGCGGGGGATTTGTTTGTTAATATTCATATTCGCCCGCATAAATATTTTAAGCGACAGGGGAATATTTTGATTTTTGATTTGGATATAAACTTTACGCAAGCGGCTTTGGGAGATAAAATAGAGATACCGACTTTAGATGGCAATGTTAAATTAAAAATACCAGCGGGAATTCAGCCGGGGGAATTGATACGATTAAAAGGAAAGGGGATGCCGCGTCTTCATGGCGGAGGGCATGGCGATATGATAATTAAAGTTCAGGTTAAGGTTCCTAAAAAAATGTCTTGGAAGCAGAAAAAGGTTATTAAAGAATTAGGGGAGATTATTTAA
- a CDS encoding serine hydrolase has protein sequence MLGKFLITILLIFEPLIFSVEPVQQPLPIEAPVEEEIGKQHLSSISSLWFSNPNFLPMRDWGIDDPEIAAEAALVSNLADEPSLLSKNKILYQKNIDDVFPIASLTKLMTAVVVLENINLSEEVIISENALSAYGDKGGLVIGEKITVENLLYALLVESSNDAAVALAEAVQVKTGNDFVWLMNEKAKSLNLGKTNFTDSSGYQADNVSTVGDLSELVKYVFKYPLIWQITRTPAIDLSSIDGEIKHHWISTNELLGNLPNIIGGKTGYTQEAQGCFILITQQLEKDYLITIILGAEERFAEAKKLIEWAGEAYRWE, from the coding sequence ATGTTGGGTAAATTTTTAATTACTATATTGCTTATTTTTGAGCCGCTTATTTTTTCTGTTGAACCAGTTCAACAGCCGTTGCCCATTGAGGCGCCCGTTGAGGAAGAAATTGGCAAACAACACCTTTCTTCTATTTCATCTTTATGGTTTTCCAATCCTAATTTTTTACCTATGCGCGATTGGGGGATTGATGATCCAGAAATCGCGGCGGAGGCGGCTTTGGTTTCTAATCTCGCGGACGAGCCTTCTTTGTTAAGCAAAAATAAAATTCTTTATCAAAAAAATATTGACGATGTTTTTCCTATTGCGAGTTTAACGAAATTAATGACGGCGGTTGTTGTTTTGGAGAATATTAATTTAAGCGAAGAAGTTATTATCTCGGAAAATGCCTTGAGCGCTTATGGAGATAAAGGCGGTTTAGTTATTGGTGAAAAAATAACGGTTGAAAATTTGCTTTACGCTCTTTTGGTGGAATCAAGCAATGACGCCGCGGTGGCTTTGGCGGAAGCCGTTCAGGTTAAAACAGGAAATGATTTCGTGTGGTTGATGAACGAAAAAGCGAAGAGTTTGAATTTGGGAAAGACTAATTTTACCGACTCAAGCGGGTATCAGGCGGATAATGTTTCAACGGTTGGGGATTTATCTGAATTGGTTAAGTATGTTTTTAAATATCCTCTGATTTGGCAAATCACGAGAACGCCCGCGATTGATTTATCTTCAATTGACGGTGAGATTAAGCATCATTGGATTAGCACGAATGAATTGCTCGGAAATTTACCGAATATTATCGGCGGCAAAACGGGATACACACAAGAAGCGCAAGGGTGTTTTATTTTAATTACTCAACAATTAGAAAAAGATTATTTAATTACGATCATTTTAGGAGCGGAGGAAAGGTTTGCGGAGGCAAAAAAACTAATTGAATGGGCGGGAGAAGCGTATCGGTGGGAATAG
- a CDS encoding glycosyltransferase family 4 protein gives MKIAMIGQKGIPTLFGGIERHVEKISCSLAREKNREVFVYARSYYTPKKTKKFKGVNIIHLPSIQTKHLDAISHIFLASWHAIFKIRADVIHYHGVGPALCLWIPKLFKPSAKVVFTLHCHDYFHKKWGSAARFFLRFGEMIGCLLADEVIAVSEEIQEYIAKTYKRKSSFIPHGVDEEEKIPADLIVRKWGLKKDGYILAVSRLIPHKGIHYLIDAYQKIKTDKKLVIVGPSFYTRDYKNELAQRAKNDTRIIFLDAQQGKILKELFSNACLFINPSEQEGLPVTVLEAASFGVPILLSDIKIHKKMLGDNVFLFRNKSVKNLAEEMEKILGEQKTPLKKSRQAKNYLKNNYDSWAGIVEKTVLKYI, from the coding sequence ATGAAGATAGCAATGATTGGGCAAAAAGGAATACCAACTCTTTTTGGGGGAATAGAGCGGCATGTCGAGAAAATTTCTTGTTCTTTAGCGCGGGAAAAAAATCGCGAGGTTTTTGTTTACGCGCGCTCTTATTACACGCCTAAGAAAACTAAAAAATTTAAGGGGGTAAATATTATTCATTTGCCCAGTATTCAGACAAAGCATTTGGACGCGATTAGCCATATCTTTTTAGCGAGTTGGCACGCTATTTTTAAAATTAGAGCAGATGTCATTCACTACCATGGCGTTGGTCCGGCTTTATGTCTTTGGATCCCAAAACTTTTTAAGCCGAGCGCGAAGGTGGTTTTTACTCTTCATTGCCACGATTATTTTCATAAAAAATGGGGAAGCGCGGCTCGGTTTTTCTTGCGTTTTGGAGAAATGATTGGATGTTTATTGGCGGACGAGGTGATCGCGGTTTCCGAAGAAATTCAGGAATATATCGCGAAGACATATAAGAGGAAAAGTTCTTTTATTCCCCACGGGGTTGACGAGGAAGAGAAAATACCCGCTGATTTAATTGTGAGAAAATGGGGACTGAAAAAGGATGGATATATTTTGGCGGTGAGCCGTTTAATTCCTCATAAGGGCATTCATTATTTAATTGATGCTTATCAAAAAATTAAGACGGATAAAAAATTGGTTATCGTCGGTCCTTCTTTTTATACGCGCGATTACAAGAACGAACTTGCGCAAAGAGCCAAAAATGATACGCGGATTATTTTTTTGGATGCCCAGCAAGGAAAAATTTTGAAAGAACTTTTCAGCAACGCTTGTTTGTTTATCAACCCTTCAGAACAAGAGGGTTTGCCTGTGACGGTTTTAGAAGCGGCGAGTTTTGGTGTTCCGATTCTGCTTTCGGATATTAAAATTCATAAAAAAATGCTTGGGGATAATGTTTTTCTTTTTAGGAATAAAAGTGTTAAGAACCTCGCGGAAGAAATGGAGAAAATTTTAGGGGAACAAAAAACGCCCCTTAAAAAATCTCGTCAAGCGAAAAATTATCTTAAAAACAATTACGACAGTTGGGCGGGAATTGTGGAGAAAACTGTTTTGAAGTATATTTGA
- the mraY gene encoding phospho-N-acetylmuramoyl-pentapeptide-transferase — translation MSDIFHVSRILGLATLAFVFALAWMPALIHFLKKYRLGKQIRSEGAPIFAELHQKKEGTPTAGGILIWGTVLLFTLLFWWLGKIFPESILGELNFLTRGETLLPLGVLIASALVGLGDDLMGVFNIGPNGGGLRMRHRSVIYTVIAAFGAWWFYWKLDWDLIHVPFVGDFNIGWWYILVFMFVIVATAFSVNETDGLDGLSGGILLIAFASYGVIAFSQGKMNLAVLCGVIIGGLLAFLWNNIYPAKFFMGDTGAMSLGITLGVIAMLTNAFLLLPFIGFVLVMESASVIIQVVSKKIRRKKVFLSAPIHHHFEAKGWPETKITMRFWMINGVMAVIGLVLAFVEKMV, via the coding sequence ATGTCTGATATTTTTCATGTTTCTCGGATTTTGGGGTTGGCGACATTGGCGTTTGTTTTTGCTTTGGCTTGGATGCCGGCGTTAATTCATTTTCTCAAAAAATATCGTTTGGGCAAGCAGATTCGGTCTGAAGGCGCTCCTATTTTCGCCGAATTGCATCAAAAAAAAGAGGGGACGCCGACGGCGGGCGGAATTTTGATTTGGGGAACTGTTTTGCTTTTTACGCTTCTTTTTTGGTGGTTGGGGAAAATTTTTCCCGAGAGTATTTTGGGAGAGTTGAATTTCTTAACTCGCGGAGAAACACTTCTTCCTTTGGGTGTTTTAATCGCTTCCGCTTTAGTTGGTCTTGGAGATGATTTAATGGGGGTCTTTAATATCGGGCCGAACGGCGGGGGATTAAGAATGAGGCATCGCAGCGTTATTTATACAGTCATCGCCGCTTTTGGCGCTTGGTGGTTCTATTGGAAATTGGACTGGGATTTAATCCATGTTCCTTTTGTGGGCGATTTTAATATTGGCTGGTGGTATATTCTTGTTTTTATGTTTGTGATCGTGGCAACTGCTTTTTCCGTGAATGAAACAGACGGATTGGACGGATTGTCGGGAGGTATTCTTTTAATCGCTTTCGCGTCTTATGGGGTTATCGCTTTTTCGCAGGGCAAAATGAATTTGGCCGTTTTGTGCGGAGTGATTATCGGGGGCTTGTTGGCTTTTCTTTGGAATAATATTTATCCCGCGAAATTTTTTATGGGCGACACGGGCGCGATGTCGCTGGGAATTACTTTGGGGGTTATCGCGATGTTGACGAACGCTTTTTTACTTTTGCCTTTTATTGGATTTGTTTTAGTCATGGAGTCGGCTTCAGTTATTATCCAAGTCGTTTCAAAAAAAATTCGCAGGAAAAAGGTCTTTTTGTCCGCGCCAATTCATCATCATTTTGAAGCGAAGGGGTGGCCGGAGACAAAAATTACCATGCGTTTCTGGATGATTAACGGCGTCATGGCGGTTATAGGATTGGTCTTGGCCTTTGTGGAGAAGATGGTTTAA
- the aspS gene encoding aspartate--tRNA ligase: MRRILNIKAVGEIGEEVKLAGWVHQRRDHGRIIFADLRDRSGIVQLVFLPENTVLYKLANSLRSEWVIEVVGKVNKRPGKMVNEKISTGEIEIEVKELKILNEAKTPPFEVAEGAKAKKVGEEVRLKYRYLDLRRPKMRKNLFLRHKIVKTIRNFMDKRGFLEVETPLLTKSTPEGSRDFLVPSRLHPGEFYALPQAPQQLKQLLMVAGIERYFQIAHCLRDEDLRGDRQPEFTQLDIEMSFVKRANVMGLVEKLVLEVVKKLIVLDKGLSKKLTFKPFLKLDYQEAIKKYGTDKPDLRKDKNDPNELAFVWIVNWPLFEWNSDEKRYESCHHIFTSPVDEDLPILEKEPLKVRSRQYDLVLNGNEIGGGSIRIHHRDLQEKIFKLVGLGKEEVEDKFGHLLRAFEYGAPPHGGLAIGLDRLLMVLLNEENIREVIAFPKTGDGRDLVMEAPSAVTPEQLRELGIEIKK; encoded by the coding sequence ATGAGAAGAATTTTAAATATTAAGGCGGTCGGGGAGATTGGTGAGGAGGTTAAATTGGCAGGGTGGGTCCATCAGCGGCGGGACCATGGGCGGATTATTTTCGCCGACTTGCGCGATAGGAGCGGAATTGTCCAGCTTGTTTTTTTGCCTGAAAATACGGTTTTGTATAAGCTTGCTAATTCCTTAAGAAGCGAATGGGTGATTGAGGTTGTGGGCAAGGTTAATAAGAGGCCCGGGAAAATGGTTAATGAAAAAATTTCCACAGGCGAGATTGAAATAGAGGTTAAGGAATTGAAAATATTAAACGAAGCGAAAACGCCGCCTTTTGAAGTGGCGGAAGGCGCCAAGGCGAAAAAAGTGGGCGAGGAGGTTCGTTTGAAATATAGATATTTAGATTTGCGCCGTCCGAAGATGCGAAAAAATTTGTTTTTGCGGCATAAGATTGTTAAAACAATCAGGAATTTTATGGACAAGAGAGGATTTCTGGAAGTAGAAACGCCGCTTTTGACTAAATCAACGCCCGAGGGTTCGCGGGATTTTTTGGTGCCGAGCCGTTTGCATCCGGGAGAGTTTTACGCCTTGCCTCAAGCGCCTCAACAATTGAAGCAGTTATTGATGGTTGCGGGAATTGAGAGATATTTTCAAATTGCCCACTGTTTGCGCGACGAGGATTTGAGAGGAGACCGCCAGCCGGAATTTACCCAACTTGATATAGAAATGTCATTCGTTAAACGGGCGAATGTTATGGGCTTGGTTGAAAAACTTGTTTTGGAGGTTGTTAAGAAATTAATTGTATTAGACAAGGGACTATCTAAAAAACTTACATTTAAGCCGTTTTTGAAATTAGATTATCAAGAGGCGATTAAAAAATATGGAACAGACAAGCCCGATTTAAGAAAAGATAAAAACGACCCGAATGAGTTGGCTTTTGTTTGGATTGTCAATTGGCCTTTGTTTGAATGGAACAGCGATGAAAAAAGATACGAGTCCTGCCATCATATTTTTACTTCTCCCGTGGATGAGGATTTGCCTATTTTGGAAAAAGAGCCGCTGAAGGTTCGTTCGCGGCAATATGATTTGGTTCTTAACGGAAATGAAATTGGCGGGGGAAGCATTCGGATTCACCATCGGGACCTTCAGGAAAAGATTTTTAAATTGGTTGGTTTGGGCAAGGAGGAGGTTGAAGATAAATTTGGTCATTTATTGAGGGCGTTTGAATACGGAGCGCCTCCCCATGGCGGACTAGCGATTGGATTAGACCGTCTTTTGATGGTGCTTTTGAACGAGGAAAATATTAGGGAAGTGATCGCTTTTCCGAAGACGGGCGACGGGAGGGACTTAGTCATGGAAGCGCCGAGCGCGGTGACTCCGGAACAGTTGAGGGAGTTAGGAATAGAGATAAAGAAATAA